The DNA window CGATGCATTTTGTGTTCGGCGGCTGAAACCGCCCACGCAGAGGCGGGCGGCAACTTTGCAGCGCGGGACGAATTCAGGGCCATGTGCTGCCCATCCCCCTAACTCTCGGCTGGCCCTCAAAAGGGCAGAACGAGGTCCGTATCCGGTCCGGGTGGATAGGGGTAACCCAGCACGCGCCCCAACGCGAGCATCTGCCCCTTGTGATGGAACTCGTGCGTCACGGGGTGCATCACCAGCCAGCGCTGCGTCACCCGCAAGTGGCCCTCCTCCCGCATCTCGACCTCCAGGGGAGCATCCAGCTCGGTGAATTGCCCGAAGGCCTGTTCGAGAACATCGTCCACTTCCTGAAACGCCGCCCGCATCGCGGGAACATCCCTGAGGGTTGCAGCGTCGCGCCTCTGCTGGTACTGCTTCAACCCCAACCCACGGGCTCCGACCCACACCAGGTAGCACTGGGCGATGTGGGCCTGAATGTTGCGGAGGCTGCCATAGGCGAAGTCTTGGCGCTCCAGGGTGTACACCTCCGGCGGCAACGTGTCCAGCCACGCGAAGACCCGTTCACGTGAGCCTTTCACCCAGCCATAGACCAACCGCAAGTCGCTGTTCACCTGCCCAGTCTAACGAGGGCAATACCTGGGCGGGGATCAGGATGTCCGTCTGGCTGCCGCAGCGATATTGGGCCACACGGGCAACAGCCCGGCGGCATACACCTCATCCGGGCAGTCCCCGGCCACCACCCACGCCACGATGGCCCGGGCCTCCTCCGCACTCATTCCAGGGTACGGCTCCACCGCGGCGAGCTGCTGGCCTGGGTCGTGCTGCGGCGCGTCCGGGTCGCCCAGGTACTTTTGAAGGGTGATGCGGTAGGCGCGCTGGAAGCGGCGATCCTTGAGGGTGAGCGGGACCATCTCCCCCGCCTTGCGGCGGTCGTAATCGTCGAGCACCTTCTGCACCGGGGACGGCTCGCCCTTGGGCCCCGGCTCGTCGGTCAGGCCTTCCAGACGGCGGGCATCGAGCTGGACATCCAGCTTGGACCGGAGCATGCGGTACCGACCCCGCTGGAGGAACAGAAGCTGGGGGAAGGTCAGGGCGGTGAGCTGGGCGATGGTGTACTCGGTGGTCCCCAGCACATCCCAGACCATTTCCTCCAGTTCCTCCGCCGTCAGGCTTTTTTTTCGCCGCTACCTGGCATCTCGCCGTACAGGAGGACATGCTCCAGCACCTGCAGCGTGGGGATATCCAGGCGTTCCATCAGCCACTCGGTCGTGATGCTCGCGGGGTCAACCTTCGTGCGGCAGCGCTGCCTCAACTTCAAGGCGAGGTGTTCGCAGCGTGCATCGAAAGCGCCATTCTCCCTGGCCTGAAGTGCGAAGTACTCGCCTGCCTCCATGATGGTGAGCGGCGCGGCTTCGAACTCCACGTCCCCCACCTTGAACGTGTGCTCACTGCGCCCGGCGAGGGCGACGAATAACTGACTCACACCACCTCCGGGAAAAGAAAACCCTCCGCTGGCCGGTTCATGCCGTACGCCAGCTTCGGGAGTCTGTATTTGCGGTTCTCAACAATGATCTGCGTCCCTGCCCGGATCGCCCTGTGCGCGCACAGTGACGGCACCTGCAAGCCTCCCGGGGTGACGCGAGGCGCAAAAAGCGTGACCAGGACCGGCCCCCGCTTCGTGCGCCTCACCTGGGTGTACCCCGCGTCACCCACTGGAGATCAGGTCGCGCTAGGGAAGGTGGGATCGCCGACGCGCACCCATTCCACGCTGAAGCCGTAGATCGTCAGGCCGGTGGAGTCAGTGCCCTGCTCGCCGAGGTACACCAGGATGGCCTGCCCCTGGAACGACATGGCGTTGGCGTCAGTGTACCGCGCCATCACATCGTTGCCCGCGCTTCCCTTCCCCATGCCGGTCAGGATCATCTTCTGAACGGTGGTGTTCTTCGGGCTGGCGATGACCTGGAATCCCTGGGTTCCAGGCTGGTTGCGGACGTTGATCGCCGTCTGGGACTTCCCCGTCTCGTCGGCGAAGAGTTCCTGCCGGTCGATCTGCGCGTTGGGGCGGTAGCCGTCCATCTGGTTGGCGGTGGGCACCAGGGCGTAGCTGAGGGGGGTCGTGGCGGGGTCGAGGGCCAGTTCCAGCTTCGCCTTCGCGCGGTTCGTGCCGGACTGGTTCGGGGTGTACGTGAGGTCAGCCATATGGGCTCCTGTGGGTTAGACGAGAGGCGGGGTGCCGGTTATCACTTCGCCTTGTAGGCGTGGAACGCCTCGAAGGCCTGGGGCAGGGCCGCCATGGCCTTCTCAGCGGTCTCAGCAGTCACGGTGAGGGTGTTGCCCTCCGCGTCCGTGGCGTACAGCCGCACACCGCCCTCCACGGTCACGGGCTCGCCGTAGGTGAGGGTGTCGACTTCCTTGCTGGCGGTCTTCTCTTTCTGTTCGGCCATGATGGTCACTCCAGGTAGGTCAGCCTGAGGCGGATAGCCGCCCAGGGGCGGGCGCGCTCAGGGTCGAATTGCACGGGGACGTCCGCGCCCAGCTCACACCCCGCGAGGGGGGGCAGGCCGGGGTGAGCGGTCACGAGGTCGGGCAGGCGCCGCACCTTCTGCATCCGCTCCCGCAGGTCGGCCAGCTCCTCCCCCTGGCCGCCGTACACGGTGACAAGCACCTGCATGGACCGGACCTGGGGAGCGTGCCCATCGGCCTGCTGGAAGAGTTGCCGCTCCGGGCTGCCGGGAAGATCGGAGACGACGGCGTAAGGGCCAGGGGCAGCCCCTTGGGGTTGGGGGAGCGGTCGAACACCTGGACATTCGGCAGGAGGGCGGGGAGGGCTTGCAGGGTGTTCATTTCACCCCCACCGCCTCCCGCACCGCCCGGTGAACGTCCTGGTCGTAGAGGGCGTCGTCCATGAAAGGCCTGCCTCCCTCCTCCGGGGCCTTGAAGTGCAGGTCGGCCACGTACTCGGGCGGGTCGATGATGGAGCCGAACTCCGCCCGCATCTCCCCGGCCTGGCGGGCATCCATGCTGTCCCGCAACCGGCCGGTCTGCTCGGCGGGGTATTCCCCCTCCCGGCTGGAGCGGTTCGGCTGCCCCGCATACTGCGCGCCGCCGCCTCCCCCACTGAGCTTCTCGCGCAGGGTGTCCGCAGCAGCCTCCGCCCCCTTCAGGGCCAGCCCAGTGAGCTGCTGCCGAAGCTGACCCAGCCCAGCGGCGCTGACCTTAGCCACCCGTCACTTCCCCCGGAGCGAGGAGAGGCACGACCCACAGAACGCCCTGCCCGCCCTCGTCGCGGGCGTCCTGGGTGGGGTAGTAGCGGTCCCCGCCTGCCTCGATGACGAAGCCGGTCTGGCCCAACCCGGTGGGCACTCGGGGGGAGAGGGGCGTGAGGCCGGGCGCGCTGAAAGGGAAGTAGGCGACAAATCTCGGCACGGGCAGCCCGGCATCGGAGGCCAGCCGCACCGTCCGTTCCTCGGCGGGCATCAGCAGGCCGCGGAGGGTGAGGCGCGTTTCCGGGCCGACCGGCCGCCGCCCGTCGTCGTCGAACCCACCGGTGGGCTGGCCGGAGCGCACGATGACGAGGTCCTCGCCGACCACGTCCAGCACCGCCTGTGTTCCGGTCGCGCCCACGGCCAGCAGCAGCTCCGGGGTGGGAATCAGCCCGGGCACGACTTGGACGCAGGTCGCGACGCGCTGCCCGGTGAAGTCGCTGGGCTCCCCCCACGGCCCGACGACGAGCAGGCCGCCCTGCCAAGGGAGGGCGCTGCCAGTCGCCGGGCGTGGGTCCTCTGGATGAACGAGGAGCGCGCGCAGGCTCGCCAGGGCCGGATCGGTGACGCGCCGACCCGCCCGGGCCTGGGGGTTGGAG is part of the Deinococcus apachensis DSM 19763 genome and encodes:
- a CDS encoding DinB family protein; this encodes MNSDLRLVYGWVKGSRERVFAWLDTLPPEVYTLERQDFAYGSLRNIQAHIAQCYLVWVGARGLGLKQYQQRRDAATLRDVPAMRAAFQEVDDVLEQAFGQFTELDAPLEVEMREEGHLRVTQRWLVMHPVTHEFHHKGQMLALGRVLGYPYPPGPDTDLVLPF